The following coding sequences lie in one Myxococcus xanthus genomic window:
- a CDS encoding NYN domain-containing protein — translation MLSGRPPAASYVLIDAENIDWAVSNVVGRKPESQDRVQFDRLVSFCETNFPAPVRCVVVLNARGEQLPDVMIGFVRALKSAGCDVALLYGRPDQKVVDLGILKLLENIRTQRPGAAVVLASHDGADFADALKPMLEEKRQVAVLGLREYVSQRFRELVPSGLKILDLELNAKVFNRPLPRMLPVNVDEFDPGLFL, via the coding sequence ATGCTCTCCGGACGCCCCCCCGCAGCCTCCTACGTACTCATCGACGCAGAGAACATCGACTGGGCTGTGTCCAACGTGGTGGGACGCAAGCCCGAGTCCCAGGACCGCGTCCAGTTCGACCGGCTCGTGTCCTTCTGTGAGACGAACTTCCCGGCGCCCGTGCGCTGCGTGGTGGTGCTCAACGCCCGCGGAGAGCAGCTGCCGGACGTCATGATTGGCTTCGTGCGCGCGCTCAAGTCCGCCGGCTGCGATGTGGCCCTGCTCTACGGCCGCCCCGACCAGAAGGTGGTGGACCTGGGCATCCTGAAGCTGCTGGAGAACATCCGCACCCAGCGCCCTGGCGCGGCGGTGGTGCTCGCCAGCCATGACGGCGCGGACTTCGCGGACGCGCTCAAGCCCATGCTGGAGGAGAAGCGCCAGGTGGCCGTGCTCGGCCTGCGTGAATACGTCAGCCAGCGCTTCCGGGAACTCGTCCCCTCCGGGCTCAAGATTCTGGATTTGGAGTTGAACGCCAAGGTGTTCAACCGGCCCCTGCCGCGCATGCTCCCTGTCAACGTGGACGAGTTCGACCCGGGTCTGTTCTTGTAG
- a CDS encoding ATP-binding protein has protein sequence MNGASGNGASDGVGASRRESVLQRRLSLADMLDLPSFVEVVRSFSELYRVGIKVMDTAGGKLADVKVGHGDFCSYVFGFPEGRSRCTATVARVKDGPVAPVQGARPARGDGAEAADIIALPCFTGLRYLVMPVCWDGDTLGRVILGPFTPEELADFPPSLTDISGVDLSRAHELVGRVRRVPERTAAQVLVHFGQVLAALVASGQRAFLATQLHIEAMLETHRDLEANNARLAQANTRLKELDRLKSTFLGTVSHELRTPLASIIGYSEMLAEGLAGALNPEQLLYVRTIVEKGESLLNLISSILDLSQIEAGRLRLVMGPVDLGSVIQTAVSSVAPQAQRKGVELEVRLPPLPQPRLAADADKLRQVVVNLLANAVKFTSSGGRVSVVLSEATAQNELAAPGYRLSVEDTGMGIREDQFENIFQSFYQVDGSSTREHGGAGLGLAIVKSLVEGHGGRVSVESEFGRGSRFTVVLPLQPPLSEHGGFSALAPTPSPSGHDRF, from the coding sequence ATGAACGGCGCGTCGGGCAACGGGGCGTCGGACGGCGTGGGCGCCTCGCGCCGTGAGTCAGTGCTCCAGCGGAGGCTGTCGCTGGCGGACATGCTGGACCTGCCCTCCTTCGTGGAGGTGGTGCGGAGCTTCAGCGAGCTGTACCGCGTGGGCATCAAGGTGATGGACACCGCGGGCGGCAAGCTGGCCGACGTGAAGGTGGGCCACGGCGACTTCTGCTCGTACGTGTTCGGCTTCCCGGAGGGCCGCTCGCGCTGCACCGCCACGGTGGCCCGCGTGAAGGACGGACCGGTGGCTCCGGTGCAGGGCGCCCGGCCCGCGCGTGGTGATGGCGCGGAGGCGGCGGACATCATCGCGCTGCCGTGCTTCACCGGCCTGCGCTACCTGGTGATGCCGGTGTGCTGGGATGGCGACACGCTGGGCCGCGTCATCCTGGGCCCCTTCACGCCGGAGGAGCTGGCGGACTTCCCGCCGTCGCTGACGGACATCTCCGGGGTGGACCTGTCACGCGCGCACGAACTGGTGGGCCGCGTGCGGCGCGTGCCCGAGCGCACCGCGGCGCAGGTGCTGGTGCACTTCGGGCAGGTGCTGGCCGCGCTGGTGGCCAGCGGGCAGCGCGCCTTCCTGGCGACGCAGCTCCACATCGAGGCGATGCTGGAGACGCACCGGGATTTGGAGGCCAACAACGCCCGGCTGGCGCAGGCCAACACCCGCCTGAAGGAACTGGACCGGCTGAAGTCCACCTTCCTGGGCACGGTGAGCCACGAGCTGCGCACGCCGCTGGCTTCCATCATCGGCTACTCGGAGATGCTGGCTGAGGGCCTGGCCGGCGCGCTCAACCCGGAGCAGCTGCTCTACGTGCGCACCATCGTGGAGAAGGGCGAGTCGCTGCTCAACCTCATCTCCTCCATCCTGGACCTGAGCCAGATTGAAGCCGGACGGCTGCGCCTGGTGATGGGCCCGGTGGACCTGGGCAGCGTCATCCAGACGGCGGTGTCCAGCGTGGCGCCCCAGGCGCAGCGCAAGGGCGTGGAGCTGGAGGTGCGCTTGCCGCCGCTGCCCCAGCCGCGCCTGGCCGCGGACGCGGACAAGCTGCGCCAGGTGGTGGTGAACCTGCTCGCCAACGCGGTGAAATTCACCTCGTCCGGGGGCCGGGTGTCGGTGGTGTTGTCGGAGGCCACCGCGCAGAATGAGCTGGCCGCGCCGGGCTACCGCTTGAGCGTGGAAGACACCGGCATGGGCATCCGCGAGGACCAGTTCGAGAACATCTTCCAGAGCTTCTACCAGGTGGACGGCAGCTCCACGCGCGAGCACGGCGGCGCGGGGCTGGGACTGGCCATCGTGAAGAGCCTGGTGGAAGGCCACGGCGGCCGCGTGTCCGTGGAGAGCGAGTTCGGCCGGGGCTCTCGCTTCACCGTGGTGCTGCCGCTCCAGCCGCCGCTGTCGGAGCACGGCGGCTTCTCCGCGCTGGCGCCCACGCCGTCGCCCAGCGGACACGACCGCTTCTGA
- a CDS encoding GTP-binding protein, with translation MQLNHAQRELTLKIVYYGPGLSGKTTNLRHLHAKASPEVRGRLLTVETHDDRTLFFDLLPVFFSTSSGFKVKVKLFTVPGQVIHNATRRIVLQGADAVVFIADSRRGATADNNAYWRNLQENMKENNLDPSQVPVVIQFNKKDLPDARTDAEIEESRRRGGEAVVGAVALRGEGVLETFHAVAQAAYRRLDMRAHLARNLGLTEAEFLGQIFRRMDLTGTALASMYGRAADESRSGDGR, from the coding sequence TTGCAACTCAACCACGCCCAGCGAGAGCTGACGCTCAAGATCGTCTACTACGGGCCCGGCCTCAGCGGGAAGACGACCAATCTGCGTCATCTCCACGCGAAAGCGTCCCCGGAGGTGCGAGGGCGGTTGCTGACCGTGGAGACCCACGACGACCGCACGCTCTTCTTCGACCTGCTGCCCGTCTTCTTCTCCACGTCCTCCGGCTTCAAGGTGAAGGTGAAGCTCTTCACCGTGCCAGGCCAGGTCATCCACAACGCCACCCGGCGCATCGTCCTGCAGGGCGCGGACGCGGTGGTCTTCATCGCGGACAGCCGGCGCGGCGCCACGGCGGACAACAACGCCTACTGGCGCAACCTCCAGGAGAACATGAAGGAGAACAACCTGGACCCCAGCCAGGTCCCGGTGGTCATCCAGTTCAACAAGAAGGACCTGCCGGACGCGCGGACGGACGCCGAAATCGAGGAGTCGCGCCGGCGTGGCGGCGAGGCGGTGGTGGGCGCGGTGGCGCTGCGGGGCGAAGGCGTGCTGGAGACCTTCCACGCGGTGGCGCAGGCAGCCTACCGGCGGCTCGACATGCGCGCCCATCTGGCGCGCAACCTGGGCCTGACGGAGGCGGAGTTCCTGGGGCAGATCTTCCGGCGCATGGACCTCACGGGCACGGCGTTGGCCTCCATGTACGGGCGCGCGGCGGATGAATCGCGCAGCGGAGACGGGCGATGA
- a CDS encoding GNAT family N-acetyltransferase gives MTMKQVDAGVEVAPAPVLDVAGLPNDLMAAVKFGLPTDEDMTAVADLRASSEPWKTRGETLEESLKALTQLKPFIHVAKLQSQLVGYVTVERDGPVPGAAYLRNIVVKPELRRKGLGNILLEQALKAARDMYRKTIALRVDPSNSPAVSFYRKEGFTTVATVVSKKSGKLRLLMSREL, from the coding sequence ATGACGATGAAGCAGGTGGACGCAGGCGTGGAGGTGGCCCCAGCACCGGTCCTGGATGTGGCTGGCCTCCCCAACGACCTGATGGCGGCGGTGAAGTTCGGCCTGCCCACCGACGAAGACATGACGGCGGTGGCGGACCTGCGCGCCAGCTCCGAGCCCTGGAAGACCCGGGGTGAGACGCTGGAGGAGAGCCTCAAGGCCCTGACGCAGCTCAAGCCCTTCATCCATGTGGCGAAGCTGCAAAGCCAGCTTGTCGGCTATGTCACGGTGGAGCGGGACGGCCCGGTTCCGGGCGCGGCGTACCTGCGCAACATCGTGGTGAAACCCGAGCTGCGCCGCAAGGGCCTGGGCAACATCCTGCTGGAGCAGGCGCTCAAGGCGGCCCGGGACATGTACCGGAAGACCATCGCCCTGCGGGTGGACCCGTCCAACTCGCCCGCGGTGAGCTTCTACCGCAAGGAAGGCTTCACCACGGTGGCCACGGTGGTCTCCAAGAAGTCCGGGAAGCTTCGCCTCCTGATGTCCCGCGAGCTCTAG
- a CDS encoding type IV pilus twitching motility protein PilT, whose amino-acid sequence MKSLAELLRHLSRPGVTELTLATGRPPMIRGANGYEPVDPTAATAEDITRALQAMVGVARASTVTETPVQWSVNATGLGSLSIAAMRRGDLIHLRLSRAADAGAAAQAAAATARPAAPAPTQPEPAARPAAPAPVQAAAPPYRTPESAPAPAYRTPEPAVAQAARAPEPAAARPMAAPARTFTGAGRELAVLLEEGRRGLASDVHIIAERPPLFRFAGELAAQGPVLDATTVEKLLLPVVPERLRPVLEREGSCDFSLETPEMGRFRVNVSRQRTGLKGTFRLIAREVPTLESLGLPADIAKATHHHQGLIVITGPSGHGKTSTLAALVDLINRETSHHVLTVEDPVEFVHPRKRALISQREVGSHTKTFASALKGSLREDPDVIVVGELRDTETVRMALSAAETGHLLISTMNTPSAAKTIDRLIDLFPPGDQQQVRLSLSSGLRLIVSQRLMAGADGKGLVAAAEVLPGSVSLGNLIRDNKTFQIPSLQQRGKSLGIIRFEDSLADLVRAGKVKLDVAKGFADNPDELEAVVTGKRSGATVAAPETQQESARLLSKMGSLMGRKGS is encoded by the coding sequence ATGAAATCGCTCGCAGAACTGTTGCGGCACCTGTCGCGTCCGGGTGTCACCGAGTTGACCCTGGCCACCGGACGTCCACCGATGATCCGCGGCGCCAATGGCTATGAGCCGGTGGACCCCACCGCCGCCACGGCCGAGGACATCACTCGCGCCCTGCAGGCCATGGTGGGCGTGGCCCGGGCCTCCACCGTCACGGAGACGCCGGTCCAGTGGTCTGTCAATGCCACCGGCCTGGGCTCGCTGTCCATCGCCGCCATGCGGCGAGGGGACCTCATCCACCTGCGCCTCAGCCGGGCCGCCGACGCGGGGGCCGCCGCCCAGGCCGCCGCCGCCACCGCGCGTCCCGCGGCACCTGCTCCCACGCAGCCCGAGCCCGCCGCGCGTCCCGCCGCTCCAGCGCCCGTGCAGGCCGCGGCACCGCCCTACCGGACGCCCGAGTCCGCCCCTGCTCCGGCCTACCGCACGCCCGAGCCCGCCGTGGCCCAGGCAGCCCGTGCGCCCGAGCCCGCGGCGGCCCGTCCCATGGCCGCGCCGGCCCGGACCTTCACGGGCGCGGGGCGCGAGCTGGCCGTGCTGCTGGAGGAAGGCCGCCGGGGCCTGGCCAGCGACGTGCACATCATCGCGGAGCGCCCGCCCCTCTTCCGCTTCGCGGGCGAGCTGGCGGCGCAGGGCCCGGTGCTGGACGCGACGACGGTGGAGAAGCTGCTGCTGCCGGTGGTGCCGGAGCGGCTGCGGCCGGTGCTGGAGCGCGAGGGCAGCTGTGACTTCTCCCTGGAGACGCCGGAGATGGGGCGCTTCCGGGTCAACGTCAGCCGGCAGCGCACCGGCCTCAAGGGCACCTTCCGCCTGATTGCGCGGGAAGTGCCCACGCTGGAGTCGCTGGGCCTGCCCGCGGACATCGCCAAGGCCACGCACCACCACCAGGGCCTCATCGTCATCACCGGCCCGTCCGGCCACGGAAAGACGAGCACGCTGGCGGCGCTCGTGGACCTCATCAACCGCGAGACGTCCCACCACGTGCTCACCGTGGAGGACCCGGTGGAGTTCGTCCACCCGCGCAAGCGCGCGCTCATCAGCCAGCGCGAGGTGGGCTCGCACACCAAGACGTTCGCCAGCGCGCTCAAGGGCAGCCTGCGTGAAGACCCGGACGTCATCGTGGTGGGCGAGCTGCGCGACACGGAGACGGTGCGCATGGCGCTGTCCGCCGCCGAAACAGGCCACCTGCTCATCAGCACCATGAACACGCCGAGCGCGGCGAAGACCATCGACCGGCTCATCGACCTCTTCCCTCCGGGAGACCAGCAGCAGGTGCGCCTGTCGCTGTCCAGCGGCCTGCGGCTCATCGTCAGCCAGCGGCTGATGGCGGGCGCGGACGGCAAGGGGCTGGTGGCCGCGGCGGAGGTGCTGCCGGGCTCGGTGTCGCTGGGCAACCTCATCCGCGACAACAAGACGTTCCAGATTCCGTCGCTCCAGCAGCGCGGCAAGAGCCTGGGCATCATCCGCTTCGAGGACTCGCTGGCGGACCTGGTGCGCGCTGGGAAGGTGAAGCTGGACGTCGCCAAGGGCTTCGCGGACAACCCGGACGAGCTGGAGGCGGTGGTGACGGGCAAGCGGTCCGGCGCCACCGTGGCCGCGCCGGAGACGCAGCAGGAGAGCGCGAGGCTGCTCAGCAAGATGGGCTCGCTGATGGGAAGGAAGGGCTCCTGA
- a CDS encoding type IV pilus twitching motility protein PilT, translated as MTTPRLAVLFDALLEQKGSDLHLGVGYPPMGRIRGELVPLREQPLTAPEMQALLFEICSPEQQRQIVEDLDLDFAYSYGTKARFRANYFNKMTGLAAVFRTIPSKVLSLEDLKTPEVVRKLSERRSGLVLVTGPTGSGKSTTLAAMINYINKTRPAHVLTIEDPVEFVHESMRAQVTHREVGPHASSFATAIRSAGREDPNVILIGELRTNETMKLALQLASFGVLVFATVHTNSAPATIDRIINAFPADEQQQVRGMLAESLAGIVAQQLIKTADGKGRVAALEILVGGPAIASMIREGKVFQIASKMQAGQGQGMQTLDMHLERLVKDDVITPEAALEKAQDKENLAKVISRLKPNWQVPESLKSLG; from the coding sequence ATGACAACGCCCCGTCTGGCTGTCCTGTTCGATGCGCTGCTGGAGCAGAAGGGCAGCGACCTGCACCTGGGCGTCGGCTACCCGCCCATGGGCCGCATCCGCGGCGAGCTGGTGCCGCTGCGCGAGCAGCCCCTCACCGCGCCGGAGATGCAGGCGCTGCTCTTCGAAATCTGCTCACCGGAGCAGCAGCGGCAGATTGTCGAGGACCTGGACCTGGACTTCGCCTACAGCTACGGGACGAAGGCCCGCTTCCGCGCCAACTACTTCAACAAGATGACGGGCCTGGCGGCCGTCTTCCGCACCATTCCCAGCAAGGTGCTGTCGCTGGAGGACCTGAAGACGCCGGAGGTGGTGCGCAAGCTGTCGGAGCGCCGCAGCGGGCTGGTGCTCGTCACCGGCCCCACGGGCAGCGGCAAGTCCACCACGCTGGCCGCGATGATCAACTACATCAACAAGACGCGGCCCGCGCACGTGCTCACCATCGAGGACCCGGTGGAGTTCGTGCACGAGTCCATGCGGGCGCAGGTGACGCACCGGGAAGTGGGCCCGCATGCGTCCAGCTTCGCCACCGCCATCCGTTCCGCGGGCCGCGAGGACCCCAACGTCATCCTCATTGGCGAGCTTCGCACCAACGAGACGATGAAGCTGGCGCTCCAACTGGCGAGCTTCGGCGTGTTGGTGTTCGCCACGGTGCACACCAACAGCGCGCCGGCCACCATCGACCGCATCATCAACGCCTTCCCCGCGGACGAGCAGCAGCAGGTGCGCGGCATGCTGGCGGAGAGCCTGGCGGGCATCGTCGCGCAGCAGCTCATCAAGACAGCGGACGGCAAGGGCCGCGTGGCCGCGCTGGAAATCCTGGTGGGCGGGCCCGCCATCGCCTCCATGATTCGCGAGGGCAAGGTGTTCCAGATTGCCTCGAAGATGCAGGCGGGCCAGGGCCAGGGAATGCAGACGCTGGACATGCACCTGGAGCGGCTGGTGAAGGACGACGTGATTACGCCCGAAGCCGCGCTGGAGAAGGCCCAGGACAAGGAGAACCTGGCCAAGGTCATCTCCCGCCTCAAGCCGAACTGGCAGGTGCCGGAGTCCCTGAAGTCACTGGGCTAG
- a CDS encoding VOC family protein has product MKKPAVGSVGWMDLTVKDAVAVRDFYKDVAGWSATGLDMGGYEDFVMMPPGGGETPVGGICHARGPNEDQPTGWILYIIVANLEHSLERVTAMGGRVRGKIRGAGPSGRFCLIEDPSGTVSALFEQAGD; this is encoded by the coding sequence ATGAAGAAGCCAGCGGTAGGGAGCGTGGGTTGGATGGACCTCACGGTGAAGGACGCCGTGGCGGTGAGGGACTTCTACAAGGACGTGGCGGGCTGGTCCGCCACCGGCCTGGACATGGGCGGCTACGAGGACTTCGTCATGATGCCCCCGGGCGGCGGCGAGACGCCCGTCGGCGGCATCTGCCACGCGCGGGGGCCGAACGAGGACCAGCCCACCGGCTGGATCCTCTACATCATCGTGGCGAACCTGGAGCACAGCCTGGAGCGCGTCACCGCGATGGGCGGCCGCGTGCGCGGGAAGATTCGTGGCGCCGGCCCCTCGGGCCGCTTCTGCCTCATCGAGGACCCGTCCGGCACGGTGTCCGCGCTCTTCGAGCAGGCAGGCGACTGA
- a CDS encoding regulatory protein RecX, with product MDEARGGQDRKKERGPKRPRKVSPTYLENAALHYLKRYAATKSQLQRVLLRRVDRSINFHGGERGEALAWVEALVAKLVRNGLLNDEAYAQMKAHSLRASGRSTRVIAQKLRLKGVPAEVVAKKVADATHEVSEEDAARIWARKKRLGPFRTQPGTREENRKRDLAALARAGFSFGIAKKVIDSSPA from the coding sequence ATGGATGAGGCGCGGGGAGGACAGGACAGGAAGAAGGAGCGCGGGCCCAAGCGGCCCCGGAAGGTGTCCCCCACCTATCTGGAGAACGCGGCGCTGCACTACCTGAAGCGTTACGCGGCGACGAAGAGCCAGCTGCAGCGCGTGCTCCTGCGCCGGGTGGACCGCTCCATCAACTTCCATGGCGGTGAGCGCGGCGAAGCGCTGGCCTGGGTGGAGGCGCTGGTCGCGAAGCTGGTCCGCAATGGCCTGCTCAACGACGAGGCCTATGCCCAGATGAAGGCGCACTCACTGCGCGCCTCGGGCCGCAGCACGCGGGTGATTGCCCAGAAGCTGCGCCTCAAGGGCGTCCCCGCGGAAGTCGTGGCGAAGAAGGTCGCCGACGCCACCCACGAGGTGTCCGAGGAAGATGCCGCGCGAATCTGGGCGCGGAAGAAGCGGCTGGGGCCCTTCCGCACGCAGCCCGGCACCCGGGAGGAGAATCGGAAGCGGGACCTGGCCGCGCTGGCCCGGGCGGGCTTCTCCTTCGGCATCGCGAAGAAGGTCATCGACTCCAGCCCGGCCTGA
- a CDS encoding YtxH domain-containing protein, translating into MLKNMLMAAALGVLVVGTGCHRNTRESAENDAERAVEKTEDAADEAGDKIQDTAEDAGDKIEDATDN; encoded by the coding sequence ATGCTGAAGAACATGCTGATGGCCGCGGCGTTGGGCGTTCTGGTGGTGGGCACGGGCTGTCACCGCAACACGCGGGAGAGCGCGGAGAACGACGCCGAGCGCGCCGTGGAGAAGACCGAGGACGCCGCGGATGAGGCGGGCGACAAGATTCAGGACACGGCCGAGGACGCCGGGGACAAGATCGAAGACGCCACCGACAACTGA
- a CDS encoding S28 family serine protease has protein sequence MRSGLKRNWAGFAVGGLLGAWLLGCGGSTTEGLESLEQGTAPAPVSVDLSSADIRTRLESIAGLTVLTDVEVNGFRFFTMDYEQPVDHLRPWGTRFPQRVTLMHRSETAPMVLDTEGTAIFEEPIPAEPTDLLQGNQLTVEHRFYGASKPADMDWRKLTMWQAAADAHRLVEAFKPLYGGRWLSTGVFKGGTAALAHRFYFPNDVHATVTYSAQHNRGLHDTRHGRFILTKVGDAACRQQLASLQYAALTRRDELLPFMDGYDAQGFTFNTLGKDRAFEFAVIEVPFIFWQYYGMAGTCDALPSPEASADELFAFFSYVSTLEFTFSDQALEESAPLYYQGATQLGGPGYPEVHLRPLLRYAGEHIPTRFPPTGVRKQYEPWSGGLLEAWTRFEAKRVLLVYGDLSPWSASAFSTTTSNDAYRVIADDSIGFFGTLSALPEPQRSFLLGRLSEWADAPVQLPTGMDALRRRESSDARMKAYRAR, from the coding sequence ATGCGAAGCGGGCTGAAGCGGAACTGGGCGGGGTTCGCGGTGGGCGGCCTGCTCGGCGCATGGCTGCTCGGTTGTGGCGGCTCGACGACGGAGGGCTTGGAGTCGCTGGAGCAAGGGACCGCGCCCGCGCCCGTCTCCGTGGACCTGTCGAGCGCGGACATCCGCACCCGGCTGGAGTCCATCGCCGGCCTCACGGTGCTGACCGATGTCGAGGTCAACGGCTTCCGCTTCTTCACGATGGACTACGAGCAGCCCGTGGACCACCTGCGCCCCTGGGGCACGCGCTTCCCGCAGCGGGTGACGCTGATGCACCGCTCGGAGACGGCGCCCATGGTGCTGGACACGGAAGGCACCGCCATCTTCGAGGAGCCCATCCCCGCCGAGCCCACGGACCTGCTCCAGGGCAACCAGCTCACCGTGGAGCACCGCTTCTACGGCGCGTCCAAGCCGGCCGACATGGACTGGCGGAAGCTGACGATGTGGCAGGCGGCGGCGGATGCCCACCGGCTCGTCGAGGCCTTCAAGCCGCTGTACGGCGGGCGCTGGCTGTCCACCGGCGTCTTCAAGGGGGGCACCGCCGCGCTGGCCCACCGCTTCTATTTCCCGAACGACGTCCACGCCACGGTGACCTATTCGGCGCAGCACAACCGGGGCCTCCATGACACGCGACACGGGCGCTTCATCCTCACCAAGGTGGGCGACGCGGCCTGCCGCCAGCAGCTCGCGTCCCTCCAGTACGCCGCGCTGACCCGCCGCGACGAGCTGCTGCCCTTCATGGATGGCTACGACGCCCAGGGCTTCACCTTCAACACGCTGGGGAAGGACCGCGCCTTCGAGTTCGCCGTCATCGAGGTGCCCTTCATCTTCTGGCAGTACTACGGCATGGCGGGGACGTGTGACGCGCTGCCCTCGCCGGAGGCGAGCGCGGACGAGCTCTTCGCCTTCTTCAGCTACGTCTCCACGCTGGAGTTCACCTTCTCCGACCAGGCGCTGGAGGAGTCGGCGCCGCTCTACTACCAGGGCGCCACGCAGTTGGGCGGCCCGGGTTACCCGGAGGTGCACCTGCGGCCGCTGCTGCGTTACGCGGGTGAGCACATCCCCACGCGCTTCCCGCCCACGGGCGTGCGCAAGCAGTACGAGCCCTGGTCCGGTGGCCTGCTGGAGGCGTGGACCCGCTTCGAGGCCAAGCGGGTGCTGCTCGTCTATGGAGACCTGAGCCCCTGGTCCGCCAGCGCCTTCAGCACCACGACGAGCAACGACGCGTACCGCGTCATCGCCGATGACAGCATCGGCTTCTTCGGCACGCTGAGCGCGCTGCCGGAGCCGCAGCGGAGCTTCCTGCTCGGGCGCCTGTCGGAGTGGGCGGACGCCCCGGTGCAGCTCCCGACGGGGATGGATGCCCTGCGGCGCCGCGAGTCGAGCGACGCGCGCATGAAGGCCTATCGCGCCCGGTAG
- a CDS encoding DUF2231 domain-containing protein: MKKEMLLYELHPALVHMPLALLPTAAVADLISVTTGDGAWARVARRIWVAGSIGGLLAGVSGLAASQEVRLETPRARDMTFLHGVGNATVLLGALGVTVWRLRREPTAATVALALGACGLALCTATLGGKMVYELGVGQPDSTSKATSPALLSRDAPLLLVRDALRGAQWLVTRMREVLAGGHPLAKGATGTTPEDESLTLPAPVVVFHGPGRPIPQA; this comes from the coding sequence ATGAAGAAGGAGATGCTGTTGTACGAGCTGCACCCGGCACTGGTGCACATGCCACTGGCCCTGCTGCCCACGGCGGCGGTTGCGGACCTCATCTCGGTGACGACAGGCGACGGCGCCTGGGCCCGGGTGGCACGCCGCATCTGGGTGGCAGGCTCCATTGGCGGCCTGCTCGCGGGCGTGTCGGGACTGGCGGCCAGCCAGGAGGTCCGGCTGGAGACGCCGCGTGCCCGGGACATGACGTTCCTGCATGGCGTGGGCAATGCCACCGTGCTGCTCGGTGCCTTGGGGGTGACGGTGTGGCGGTTGCGGCGCGAGCCCACCGCGGCCACCGTGGCGCTGGCGCTGGGCGCCTGTGGGCTGGCGCTCTGCACGGCGACGCTCGGAGGAAAGATGGTCTACGAGCTGGGCGTGGGACAGCCCGATTCAACGAGCAAGGCGACCTCCCCCGCGCTGCTGTCACGCGACGCGCCGCTACTGCTGGTGCGTGACGCGCTTCGTGGAGCGCAGTGGCTGGTGACACGTATGCGTGAGGTGCTCGCCGGTGGGCATCCACTCGCGAAGGGCGCCACGGGCACGACGCCAGAGGACGAATCGCTCACGTTGCCCGCGCCCGTCGTGGTGTTCCACGGCCCGGGTCGCCCCATTCCTCAGGCGTAG
- the map gene encoding type I methionyl aminopeptidase, whose protein sequence is MSIPLFKGTDVERLRRASQAAAGTLAFVASKLTPGVTTADIDQWVREDTARRGGKPSQLGFKGYPATVCTSRNHIVCHGVPNAGEQLVRGDIINVDVTTCLDGFHGDTSATFLIGEVSEDARRIVDVARRCRDAGIAVVRHGARLGDIGAAIEELAKKEGCSVVEEFGGHGIGHQMHGPPTVPHTGKRGSGIKLRSGMVLTVEPMVNLGRPDIRILADGWTVVTEDGSLSAQFEHTILVTPDGCEVLTQPELALSLEIAC, encoded by the coding sequence ATGAGCATTCCTTTGTTCAAGGGCACGGACGTCGAACGTCTGCGCCGAGCGAGTCAGGCAGCCGCCGGTACGCTGGCTTTCGTTGCCTCGAAGCTGACACCTGGTGTCACCACGGCGGACATCGACCAGTGGGTTCGCGAGGACACGGCGCGCCGGGGTGGCAAGCCCAGTCAGCTGGGGTTCAAGGGCTACCCGGCCACCGTCTGTACCAGCCGCAACCACATCGTCTGTCACGGCGTTCCGAACGCAGGTGAGCAGTTGGTCCGCGGGGACATCATCAACGTGGACGTGACGACGTGCCTGGACGGCTTCCACGGAGACACCTCCGCGACCTTCCTCATCGGGGAGGTGTCCGAAGACGCCCGTCGCATCGTGGACGTCGCGCGCCGCTGCCGTGACGCGGGCATCGCCGTCGTCCGCCATGGCGCGCGGCTGGGAGACATCGGCGCGGCCATCGAGGAGCTGGCGAAGAAGGAGGGCTGCAGTGTGGTGGAGGAGTTCGGCGGGCATGGCATCGGCCACCAGATGCATGGGCCGCCCACCGTCCCCCATACCGGCAAGCGAGGCTCGGGCATCAAGCTGCGCTCGGGCATGGTCCTCACCGTGGAGCCCATGGTGAACCTGGGCCGGCCGGACATCCGCATCCTGGCCGACGGTTGGACGGTGGTGACGGAGGACGGCAGCCTGTCCGCGCAGTTCGAGCACACCATCCTGGTGACCCCCGACGGCTGCGAGGTGCTCACCCAGCCCGAGCTCGCCCTCTCGCTCGAAATCGCCTGCTGA
- a CDS encoding LysR family transcriptional regulator: MSLTHIQSFVAVAEECNVGRAARRLHLTQPPLSRHIQALEDELGARLFERTRGGMRLLPAGEAFLQHARRILAEVDAAMLTVRDVAGSRAGG; encoded by the coding sequence GTGAGCCTCACGCACATCCAGTCCTTCGTCGCCGTTGCCGAGGAATGCAACGTGGGCCGGGCCGCGCGCCGCCTGCACCTGACGCAGCCGCCGCTCAGCCGTCACATCCAGGCGCTCGAGGACGAACTCGGAGCACGGCTCTTCGAGCGGACCCGGGGTGGCATGCGCCTGCTCCCCGCGGGCGAAGCCTTCCTGCAGCACGCGCGTCGCATCCTGGCGGAGGTGGACGCCGCCATGCTCACCGTGCGGGACGTGGCGGGCAGCCGCGCCGGCGGATGA